The Acidobacteriota bacterium genome includes a region encoding these proteins:
- a CDS encoding diiron oxygenase, giving the protein MRASEKLKDTVESLSEKSRAAFYEPQESIDFPASVRVGEEWFTSPELISLYGTEPWEGLDEKQRKRLSFYEAVNFYSLNIHGERMLMEGLANRLYNPELRDVAEYLHHFLDEENKHMWIFGTFCVNYAGTIYPDRKVSFPRKYAKGEEHVLFFTRVMIFEEIVDYFNRKMAVDERLNETAREINRIHHADESRHLIFGRRVLAELVDAFRDEWPEETLIGIDEYVRGYFRVVWREYYNRDIYRDAAIVEADELPKRLLEDDEAPRELRQTISKGPVDYLLKLELIRERPSL; this is encoded by the coding sequence ATGAGAGCGAGCGAAAAGCTGAAAGATACTGTCGAGTCTCTCTCGGAAAAATCGAGGGCGGCGTTCTACGAACCGCAGGAGTCGATCGACTTCCCCGCGTCCGTTCGCGTTGGTGAGGAGTGGTTCACGAGCCCGGAGCTGATCTCTCTGTACGGTACCGAACCGTGGGAGGGTCTCGACGAGAAGCAACGAAAGAGACTCAGCTTCTATGAGGCGGTCAACTTTTACAGCCTGAACATCCATGGTGAGCGGATGCTGATGGAAGGCCTCGCGAACAGGCTTTACAACCCGGAGCTGCGCGACGTCGCGGAGTATCTCCACCATTTCCTCGACGAAGAGAACAAACACATGTGGATCTTCGGGACGTTCTGTGTCAACTATGCCGGCACGATCTACCCCGATCGCAAGGTCAGTTTCCCGCGGAAGTACGCAAAGGGAGAGGAACATGTGCTTTTCTTCACGCGAGTGATGATCTTCGAGGAGATCGTCGACTACTTCAACAGGAAGATGGCGGTCGATGAGAGGCTGAATGAAACGGCACGCGAGATCAACCGGATCCACCATGCCGACGAATCACGACATCTGATATTCGGTCGTCGCGTTCTCGCGGAGCTCGTCGATGCCTTCAGAGACGAGTGGCCGGAAGAGACGCTCATCGGGATCGACGAATACGTGCGAGGCTACTTCAGGGTGGTCTGGAGGGAGTACTACAACCGCGACATCTACCGTGACGCCGCAATCGTGGAAGCCGACGAGTTGCCGAAGAGGCTGCTCGAGGACGACGAGGCGCCGCGCGAGCTGAGGCAGACGATCTCGAAGGGCCCGGTCGACTACCTTCTCAAACTCGAGCTGATCCGGGAGCGACCGTCGCTGTGA
- a CDS encoding SDR family oxidoreductase — translation MSEMTLITGASGYLGRRLVESLRTRSEDELVLWGRSLDGFEGDRATLASGDMTDDQPFREVDPNGITRIIHAAAVTRFNVDPDTAREVNVEGARKLFDFARRCPNLESFDLLSTVYAFGLEGGRLTERPAAGDSGFANEYERSKNQAENLLIHEYDDLPWRIERIATVIADDQGGAVAQENAVHNTLKLLYYGLLSLVPGKPEVPLYFVTADFVTDVLVSVMEAGDLRQIYHVCHRKDESLTLDEFLDIVFETFEEDEKFRSRRALRPLYTDADSFDLMVEQVSGFSGGILGQAVGSVAPFARELFSVKEFSNENARRVAGDGVPHDERELVANVCRSLVRSRFGVANVAV, via the coding sequence GTGAGTGAGATGACCCTGATCACCGGTGCGTCGGGGTATCTCGGTCGGCGCCTGGTCGAGAGCCTCCGGACCCGCAGCGAGGACGAGCTGGTCCTGTGGGGCAGGTCACTCGACGGTTTCGAAGGCGATCGAGCTACACTCGCAAGTGGCGACATGACCGACGATCAGCCGTTCCGCGAAGTCGATCCGAACGGGATAACCAGGATCATTCATGCCGCAGCGGTTACGCGATTCAACGTCGACCCCGACACGGCCCGGGAGGTCAATGTCGAAGGTGCGCGAAAGCTCTTCGACTTCGCGCGAAGATGCCCGAATCTCGAGTCGTTCGATCTGCTCAGCACTGTCTACGCCTTCGGTCTCGAGGGAGGCAGACTGACGGAGAGGCCAGCCGCCGGGGATTCGGGCTTCGCGAATGAGTACGAGCGGTCGAAAAACCAGGCGGAGAATCTTCTGATTCATGAGTACGACGACCTGCCGTGGCGGATCGAACGAATCGCGACGGTAATCGCAGACGACCAGGGCGGTGCGGTGGCTCAGGAGAACGCCGTCCACAACACGCTGAAGCTGCTGTATTACGGACTCCTCTCGCTCGTCCCGGGCAAGCCGGAGGTCCCCCTCTACTTCGTGACGGCGGATTTCGTGACTGACGTTCTCGTCTCAGTGATGGAAGCAGGAGACCTTCGACAGATCTATCACGTCTGTCATCGGAAGGACGAGTCGCTGACCCTCGACGAGTTTCTCGACATCGTCTTCGAGACTTTCGAGGAGGATGAGAAGTTTCGAAGCCGGCGGGCTCTCAGACCGCTTTACACCGATGCGGACTCTTTCGACCTGATGGTGGAACAGGTGTCGGGTTTCAGCGGAGGGATCCTGGGGCAGGCAGTCGGGAGTGTGGCTCCTTTCGCACGGGAGCTCTTCAGCGTCAAAGAGTTCTCGAATGAGAACGCGCGGCGGGTGGCGGGCGATGGAGTACCGCACGATGAGCGGGAGCTCGTCGCAAACGTCTGTCGCAGTCTGGTCAGAAGCAGATTCGGAGTTGCCAATGTCGCTGTCTGA
- a CDS encoding ferritin-like domain-containing protein yields the protein MSLSENERWILSFYRTSEINGSLFFGRLAKSLPPGPVQHDMTKHFSDEGLHAWYWTSCLEKLGTEPLRLDETYQERYLVAAGLPVNLMEILAITLIFEKRVIGQYGLHRAAPNIRPEVRETFDLIMEDEKWHIEWVSKALGALKPEYGEERVKQTLERFREADRDVYESVLREHEERLEELMQNRRRRRSGSE from the coding sequence ATGTCGCTGTCTGAGAACGAACGCTGGATCCTCAGTTTTTACAGAACCTCGGAGATCAACGGCTCACTCTTTTTCGGAAGGCTCGCCAAATCGCTCCCTCCAGGGCCGGTGCAGCATGACATGACGAAGCACTTCTCCGACGAAGGGCTTCATGCCTGGTACTGGACCTCCTGTCTCGAGAAGCTCGGTACGGAGCCGTTACGGCTCGACGAGACCTACCAGGAACGCTATCTGGTGGCAGCTGGACTCCCTGTGAATCTGATGGAGATTCTCGCGATCACGCTGATCTTCGAGAAACGTGTGATCGGGCAGTACGGGTTGCATCGCGCTGCACCGAACATCCGCCCGGAGGTTCGCGAGACGTTCGATCTGATCATGGAGGACGAGAAGTGGCACATCGAATGGGTGTCGAAAGCGCTCGGGGCATTGAAGCCGGAGTACGGCGAAGAGAGGGTGAAGCAGACGCTCGAACGGTTTCGAGAGGCCGATCGTGACGTGTACGAGAGTGTGCTGAGGGAGCACGAGGAGCGTCTCGAAGAGCTGATGCAGAACCGGAGGCGAAGGAGGAGTGGCAGTGAGTGA
- a CDS encoding acyl carrier protein: MSEFRQRLAKAIGRSEEIERKRPIDELGVDSFALVDIIVRLQEELGVRIFQEDLAEVKTVGDLEDVFESRAKESG; encoded by the coding sequence GTGAGTGAGTTCAGACAGCGTCTGGCGAAGGCGATCGGCAGGAGCGAGGAGATCGAGCGGAAGAGACCGATCGACGAGCTGGGGGTCGACTCGTTCGCGCTCGTCGACATCATCGTACGGCTTCAGGAAGAGCTGGGCGTCCGGATCTTTCAGGAAGATCTCGCCGAGGTGAAGACGGTCGGAGACCTCGAGGACGTATTCGAATCCCGCGCAAAGGAATCGGGTTGA